One Candidatus Dependentiae bacterium genomic window, ACTCACTACACATAAAATACGCATTAATCGTAAAAAAATTCTATCAACTAATCTTATCCCTGAACACAAGGCTGATGAAAACCACACTATTGTAGGCGCCGCATCAATACTTGCTAAAGTAGCATCAGATGCTCAATACAAACGCCTGGCCAAAAAATATGGTAATTTTGGAAGTGGCAGCCCTGCAGATCCGCAAACACGATTATATGTTTGGCAACACCGTCACAACCCACCCCCTATAATACGCACCAGCTGGAATACTTATAAAACATTATCTCAACTTGATGCTATTGAATATGATCCTATTTATGCACGAGTAAAAAATAAACCACATACAAAATAGTAATGCTTAATCTTTTTTTTAAATCTTCTAAGATATAGAACATAGATAGCAATACTCTAAAAAAAAGGATAGGTATGTTTTCTCAGCTCTTTAACAAATTTAGTACCTTCGCGGACCATCACCAAACGTTAATTGCACTTGTTATTGCGTTTGCACTTATCACCGTAACATGGGGCACTGAAAAATTATTAGACCATTGGTTATCAAAGCATGAAGTATACGGCTTTTTAATAGCTGTTATAATAGGCCTGTTCATTTTATGGATCACCAAACATTATATTTTACATGTGGTTTAATATAGTTAACGATAGAACACTACAATTGTAGCTATAAACCAACAAGCAAGCTGAACCGGCCAAAAAAACAACCGAATAAATACCATTAATTTTTCAAAAAACTCCTGCACTTTTTTATTTTTAGATATAAACAATACTTGAATAATAAATAATAAAATAGTGATGTAAGAAAGAAAAAATAGATATTCTATATATAAAAAGCTACTCTCTTTGTAGGTACCGCGCAAGCCAGCATGCAATACAATAAGTGCAAATAATAAGCCGGAATACGCACTAATCATACGTGATACCATAGTTGCCATATCTGCAACTGATGTTTTGACAAAAATGGCAAACAAAGAAAACAATACAATCATCATAGGAATAAAGTACACAATAAATGCATTAATAATACGACGGTAAATAATTATATTAAATTGTAACTGTGGAATACTTTGCATGATTTCCTGTTCTCCATTACCAGACACAATTTCACGAGCAGATGTTAAAAAGCTAAAGAATGTTCTTTCTATACTAAAATCTGGTAATGTAAGCCCTCTTGCTATACCAATTGAATTACCCATTATCCTATAGTCCATTAATGCCGGTACCAATAAAATGGTATTCCTATTTGTTTTTGGGAATATAGGAATAGATATCGTATGTTGATCAAAAGGGTATTTTTCAAAAGCATAGTCATGGTACAATAATCCCCTAATTTTCCAACTGATTACCTCGTAATCACCTTCTATTTTTCGAGACTCTTCCTGCACAGAAAGTTCTGTAGTTCCTGGAATATAAAATCCTCGTTCTATATCTTTGTTATCCTTTGGGTACTTTTGCCACATAATACCCGCAAAGGATACATGTTCTGCATCAGGAAAGGTTAATGAATCAAGTAAAATACCGGTAGGAATAGCTATTATCTTTTTGTATTCAATGGATGCACGTGCTTGTTGCGCTGCAAAATATGCTTGCAACCCTACTTCACTCGTAATAATTACTTCTCGGGAATCTTTTTTTTGTTCTAAAGTACCTTGAATAATAAAAAACATCGCAATAAGAGCTGCAAAAAATAACATTGTTAGTGCTATCGCAAATTTTCTTAACGTGTATATATTACGAGATGGTAATTCATAGAACAAAAATAAAAATAATATAATAGCACTGAGTATACTGACTAATACCCAAATCAACATGTGCCGAATAACATTAGAAGCAAGGTCAACCTCTTTTTCAAGAAACACAAGGCCAAGCGTCCAATTGAGAAGTGGTATTTTATTAAAGTGAATCCATACCGTGTTATTAGTGATTGAATCGGTATACGATGTTATGCCGGCAGTTGTTTTGACCATGGCAGTACCAATATTGTACAATTCTTGATTAACTTGTTCTTGAGCTTGATTAAATATAGTTTTTTCTTTAGTTACCAAGTCTTTATCGGGGCTATAAATGTATCTTCCTGTTTGGTTGATAATAAATGCATAACCCGTTTCCCCGACTGCCAATTTTTGGCCCAGCGTGTTAATACGTTCTACATCATAATCAGCAATTACTACCCCAGCCAATTCTGACTTGTCATTTTGCTTATAAAACGGTACCACATACCGCGCAACAAAATTGGTATTAAATGCATAGCGATCTGGCTGAAACCACATGGCACCTTGAGTAAATGGCTTGGTAAACCAATGAGTATCTTGTCTTTCTGCGGTATAATCATACAATGACTCTATAGATTTTTCTTCGAGTGATCTATCAGATGCCCTCACTACAAATGGCGCATACAATTTTTTACCTGTATCATAGGCATATGGTGCATATGCTATACCAAAACCAGATAGTATTGGATTCTCTTGTACATCTCTGCGTAGACGAATCAATATATCTTCTTTTTTTAATCTACCAGCACTCAAATCATCGGACAACGATTGTGCTCGTTGTGCAACTTTTTCTAATTCACGCGTTATAATATCAGCAGCATTTTGTATTTTTGATTGTGACAGATTATGCGCTTGCTGCATTGCGTTTTCTCGTAACTGCATATAGCGCCACATCAACATACCAATAAAGCATATATTTGCGATAAGCAAAAGCCCTATGAGTATGCGCAAACGCAATAACCATGCAAAAATTGTATATATTGCGCCATGCTTTGTACGTGACAAAATACTATGCTTCCAAAGAGCGCAGGTAATAATAAGTAATATAAAACTAAAAATAGATAATGCGTAAAACAAGATAAGAAATTTTCTTGCCGGTTCCAGAACCTCGGTTTTATCCATTTTAATTACTATTCCCCACCCAAGGACCGGTTCATATCCCCACGCACTAACCACTTCAACAGATCGATAATCAAACTGAACACCAAATCCTTCTTGACCTAATACAGCTTTTTCTAATAAAGAAGGTCTGCCTCCTGGAATAAATTCAATGCGACCAAATGATTTTTCAGGATCATTGCGCAATCTAGAAACAATCTGGGCTCCATCATGAATCAAATAGCCAATAACAATTTCACCACTTTGACCAAGACCAAAGTAATTATTGGTAATTGCAAATATATGATCCGGATTAATATGTACGGCAACAAATCCTTCTAATTGTCCCGATGCAAAAACTGGCGTAATGCTATATAAAGATGGTTCCTGCAACACATAATCTATTTCAAGATATGTGGTAACCGCTGTTGACAATGTCATTCTTGCTTTACTAAAAAACTGCCCTAAATTAATTTTATCATATGGGCTTTTAAGCAAGTTCACCGAAGCAAATTCTTCATAAGATCTATTAGAGAAAATAATAGATCCATCAAGACGTATAAGTAACAAATTCTTAAAATTATGCTCATTCAGATATGATGAAACATATGCTTTTAACTGTTGGTTGTCTATAATATTTTTTTCTTTAAACGCCTGTTGAATTTCTTTGCTTTGTGCCAGTTGTTCAAGTGCAGTAATTTTTTCAGCTAAATAATCACCAATGCGCAATGTCTGATCTATCAAAATTTCAGTAAAACGTTTTTCGGTATTAGCTATAATCGTTTTTGAATATGTATAATAATATATATATGCTCCAATTGCCGCATTTATAGATACAATCAAGAGAGCAATACTGATTAATCTTAATTGCTTTATTCTGCTGACCATTTATTCCCCCACATCTTATATAAGCTCGTTATAAAATTATTCCATTCTTCTTCTGATTTATATGAAGTCAAATATGGTACTGGTTGTATGCCATCAACAGAATCCCACACTACATAAAATTGTCCGTTTGATTGTATTTTGCCAATACGTGCTATTTTCCATGTATGTTGATTATCTGCATCAATACTTACTACTCCTTCAGGAGCATCATATGTCTGCGTTTTGATATACTTTTTAACCGTATCAGGGTCTGTAGTCCCCGTATCTTTTAATGTTTGAACCCATAAATGTACGCCAAAGTAAGCTGCTTCCATATAATCATTGGTAATACGGTCTTTACCAAACCTTGCCTGAAAATTTTTTACAAATTCTCGATTTGCTTGTGTATCAAGCGACTGAAAATAATTAAATGATGCATAGTCACCAATCATGCTATTAATATCGGCTTGCTGTAATTCTTGTTCAGTAAAGTTAAATGACATAGTCGGAATTTTTTCTGGAGTAACCCCCGCAGCACGTAATGCTTTAAAAAATGTAATATTCACATCACCCACCAGTGCATTTAGAATTACTTCTGGCTGAGCTGCAACAATTTTTTTAACAACATCACCGACCTGCTGGCTTCCTATCTTAATATACTCTTCACCTACTACTACCCCTCCCAT contains:
- a CDS encoding cache domain-containing protein, which translates into the protein MVSRIKQLRLISIALLIVSINAAIGAYIYYYTYSKTIIANTEKRFTEILIDQTLRIGDYLAEKITALEQLAQSKEIQQAFKEKNIIDNQQLKAYVSSYLNEHNFKNLLLIRLDGSIIFSNRSYEEFASVNLLKSPYDKINLGQFFSKARMTLSTAVTTYLEIDYVLQEPSLYSITPVFASGQLEGFVAVHINPDHIFAITNNYFGLGQSGEIVIGYLIHDGAQIVSRLRNDPEKSFGRIEFIPGGRPSLLEKAVLGQEGFGVQFDYRSVEVVSAWGYEPVLGWGIVIKMDKTEVLEPARKFLILFYALSIFSFILLIITCALWKHSILSRTKHGAIYTIFAWLLRLRILIGLLLIANICFIGMLMWRYMQLRENAMQQAHNLSQSKIQNAADIITRELEKVAQRAQSLSDDLSAGRLKKEDILIRLRRDVQENPILSGFGIAYAPYAYDTGKKLYAPFVVRASDRSLEEKSIESLYDYTAERQDTHWFTKPFTQGAMWFQPDRYAFNTNFVARYVVPFYKQNDKSELAGVVIADYDVERINTLGQKLAVGETGYAFIINQTGRYIYSPDKDLVTKEKTIFNQAQEQVNQELYNIGTAMVKTTAGITSYTDSITNNTVWIHFNKIPLLNWTLGLVFLEKEVDLASNVIRHMLIWVLVSILSAIILFLFLFYELPSRNIYTLRKFAIALTMLFFAALIAMFFIIQGTLEQKKDSREVIITSEVGLQAYFAAQQARASIEYKKIIAIPTGILLDSLTFPDAEHVSFAGIMWQKYPKDNKDIERGFYIPGTTELSVQEESRKIEGDYEVISWKIRGLLYHDYAFEKYPFDQHTISIPIFPKTNRNTILLVPALMDYRIMGNSIGIARGLTLPDFSIERTFFSFLTSAREIVSGNGEQEIMQSIPQLQFNIIIYRRIINAFIVYFIPMMIVLFSLFAIFVKTSVADMATMVSRMISAYSGLLFALIVLHAGLRGTYKESSFLYIEYLFFLSYITILLFIIQVLFISKNKKVQEFFEKLMVFIRLFFWPVQLACWFIATIVVFYR
- a CDS encoding urea ABC transporter substrate-binding protein, coding for MKKILILLFISFLIIGGSVGIWYYLEPEHKEEEFIPVGILHSLTGYLAGTEQNVVDATLLAIEEINEKGGVLGKKLKPLIVDGKSDWQTFAAGAEKLLAEDKVPVIFGGWASASRKSIIPVLEKYNGLLFYPTQYEGMEMSPYIIYTGATPNQQVIPGVTWSLYNLGKKFFLVGSDYIYPRAIFEIAKKVINSMGGVVVGEEYIKIGSQQVGDVVKKIVAAQPEVILNALVGDVNITFFKALRAAGVTPEKIPTMSFNFTEQELQQADINSMIGDYASFNYFQSLDTQANREFVKNFQARFGKDRITNDYMEAAYFGVHLWVQTLKDTGTTDPDTVKKYIKTQTYDAPEGVVSIDADNQHTWKIARIGKIQSNGQFYVVWDSVDGIQPVPYLTSYKSEEEWNNFITSLYKMWGNKWSAE